Proteins co-encoded in one Ictalurus punctatus breed USDA103 chromosome 18, Coco_2.0, whole genome shotgun sequence genomic window:
- the tgfb1b gene encoding transforming growth factor beta-1 proprotein yields the protein MRAQSLLLALLCLMGCVGYCGTLSTCKPLNLELVKRKRIEAIRGQILSKLQLAKEPEDDDEGEEDEVPAEVLSVYNSTVDLSEELMQNTKHVDSFAAEEEAYYAKEVHKFNMTRIMNKMVMLFDVSAMKGVLGSNRIVSQAELRLLIRDPTIAPGNQQRLELYEGDGDKAQYLNSQFITSEFNSKWISFDVTQTVKNWLKNPEKEKALEVKLHCGCGEKEKKMPFHISGIYSERGDKEALLAKMTKPYILVMSLPADRVHEVSSRRKRQATGDADCSEQSDICCVRRLYIDFRKDLGWKWIHQPSGYYANYCIGSCSFVWNTENKYSQVMALYKHHNPGASAQPCCVPQVLEPLPILYYVGRQHKVEQLSNMIVKTCKCS from the exons ATGAGGGCACAGAGTTTGCTGTTGGCACTGCTGTGCCTGATGGGATGTGTGGGATACTGTGGAACCTTGTCAACCTGCAAACCCCTGAACCTGGAGCTGGTGAAAAGGAAGCGCATCGAGGCTATCCGTGGACAGATCCTCAGCAAACTACAGCTGGCCAAAGAGCCAGAAGACGACGACGAAGGAGAGGAAGATGAGGTGCCTGCAGAGGTCCTGTCTGTCTACAACAGCACTGTGGATTTGAGTGAGGAGCTGATGCAGAACACCAAGCATGTGGATTCTTTTGCTGCAGAGGAGGAGGCATACTATGCCAAGGAAGTTCATAAGTTTAACATGACTAGGA TTATGAATAAAATGGTGATGCTGTTTGACGTCAGTGCAATGAAAGGAGTTTTGGGCTCAAACCGTATTGTTTCCCAGGCTGAGCTCCGTCTTCTCATCAGGGACCCTACAATAGCTCCTGGCAATCAGCAGAGGTTAGAGCTTTACGAAGGGGACGGGGACAAGGCTCAGTACCTGAATTCACAATTTATCACCAGTGAGTTCAACAGCAAATGGATATCCTTTGATGTGACACAGACTGTGAAAAACTGGCTGAAAAATCCTG AGAAGGAAAAAGCATTAGAGGTGAAGTTACATTGTGGGTgtggggagaaagaaaaaaagatgccTTTCCACATTTCAG GCATATACAGTGAGAGAGGAGACAAAGAAGCTCTACTAGCCAAAATGACAAAGCCATACATTCTGGTAATGTCACTTCCTGCAGACCGTGTCCATGAGGTCAGCTCGCGGAGGAAACGGCAAGCTACAGGAGATGCAGATTGTTCTGA GCAGTCAGATATTTGCTGTGTGAGAAGACTTTATATAGACTTCCGTAAAGACCTAGGTTGGAAATGGATACACCAACCCTCCGGCTATTATGCAAACTACTGTATCGGCTCCTGTTCGTTTGTCTGGAACACGGAAAATAAGTACTCACAG GTGATGGCGCTGTATAAACATCACAATCCTGGAGCATCAGCCCAACCCTGCTGTGTGCCGCAGGTCCTGGAACCTTTACCCATCCTGTACTATGTGGGGAGGCAACATAAG GTAGAACAGCTGTCAAATATGATCGTCAAGACTTGCAAATGTAGCTGA
- the LOC108278582 gene encoding odorant receptor 131-2-like encodes MSDTLTFVDMQTMRLAFTGERIFKMFLVVSTHLLVIYVNIIMLFTLRTKAIFCETPRYILFAHMLLNDTIHLVLALVLYMLSSFYLLVVRAVCAFIVLVSTSTFVNAPLNLAVMSLERYTAICFPLRHSELATPARASVAVALVWVLGISDVLTDVCALFLLAEPSFYLSPALCTITQLMVAPWQQGRSVIFKILLFVMVAIVLLYTYVAILLQARAISSDTTSAHKALRTVVLHAVQLGLSLMSFLYEYIESLLVSLPLDVYKQLHFLNFFVVLILPRCLSSIIYGLRDETFRPLFKQNFFYCGKNRVVPLEAFTKH; translated from the coding sequence ATGTCAGACACTTTGACCTTTGTTGATATGCAGACCATGAGACTGGCTTTTACAGGCGAGAGGATCTTTAAAATGTTCCTAGTGGTATCCACACACTTACTTGTAATTTATGTTAACATTATAATGCTGTTCACACTACGCACCAAGGCCATCTTTTGTGAGACACCACGCTACATCCTCTTTGCCCACATGCTCCTGAATGACACCATTCACCTGGTGCTCGCTCTGGTGCTCTACATGCTCAGTTCCTTCTATCTACTGGTGGTGCGTGCTGTCTGTGCCTTCATCGTGCTGGTGTCTACGTCGACATTTGTCAATGCGCCACTAAACCTGGCCGTCATGTCCTTGGAGAGGTACACAGCCATCTGCTTCCCTTTGCGACACAGCGAGTTGGCTACCCCAGCGCGAGCGAGCGTGGCTGTAGCTCTGGTGTGGGTTTTAGGCATCAGTGATGTGCTAACTGATGTGTGTGCTCTCTTCCTCCTCGCAGAGCCATCATTCTACTTGTCTCCTGCACTGTGTACCATCACGCAGCTCATGGTGGCACCCTGGCAGCAGGGCAGGAGTGTGATATTCAAAATCTTGCTCTTTGTCATGGTGGCCATTGTGTTGCTCTACACGTATGTAGCTATCCTGCTGCAGGCACGTGCCATCTCCTCTGACACCACTTCTGCCCATAAGGCCTTGCGCACTGTAGTACTGCATGCAGTGCAGCTTGGCCTCTCACTAATGTCTTTCCTCTACGAGTATATAGAGTCCCTTCTTGTGAGCCTGCCACTTGACGTATACAAACAGCTGCACTTCCTCAACTTCTTCGTAGTGCTGATCCTGCCACGCTGCCTCAGCTCAATCATCTATGGCCTGAGGGACGAGACCTTCAGGCCACTGTTCAAACAGAACTTCTTCTACTGCGGTAAAAACAGAGTTGTGCCTTTAGAGGCTTTTACAAAACACTGA
- the b9d2 gene encoding B9 domain-containing protein 2 — MAELHIIGQIIGASGFPQSSLFCKWGIHTGGAWRLLSGLKEGQTQVDIPQIGEMAYWSHPIDLHYSTKGLQGWPKLHVQVWHQDSFGRCQLYGYGYCHVPSSPGQHRLQCVTWRPVGTWQEQLAQMFVGGGPQLRSPDLIYSGADRYRLHTEAMGTVELELCVILRHFERYGVES; from the exons ATGGCAGAGCTGCATATAATCGGCCAGATCATTGGGGCCAGTGGTTTCCCTCAGAGCAGCCTGTTCTGCAAGTGGGGCATTCACACAG GAGGAGCATGGAGACTTCTGTCTGGTCTAAAGGAGGGACAGACACAAGTGGACATACCCCAGATAGGTGAAATGGCTTACTGGAGTCATCCTATCGATTTACATTACTCCACTAAAGGCCTTCAAG gttggCCAAAGCTGCATGTACAGGTCTGGCACCAGGACTCTTTTGGCAGGTGTCAGCTGTACGGTTACGGCTACTGCCATGTGCCCTCCAGTCCCGGACAGCACCGGCTGCAGTGTGTGACATGGAGGCCAGTGGGAACCTGGCAGGAACAGCTGGCCCAGATGTTTGTTGGCGGAGGCCCTCAGCTTCGCTCTCCTGACCTCATTTACAGTGGAGCAGACAGATACAGGCTTCATACAGAGGCTATGGGCACAGTAGAACTGGAGCTGTGCGTCATTCTGCGGCATTTTGAGCGATATGGCGTAGAGAGCTGA